The Candidatus Eisenbacteria bacterium genome window below encodes:
- the pdxA gene encoding 4-hydroxythreonine-4-phosphate dehydrogenase PdxA has product MAARRHTLLFTMGDPAGIGPEILVRTLALNALRREARLVAVGDPEVIDRAARHARVPLRFRPIAPDQFDPLAHGAAAIPLVMSTAGVWGNFDPGIPSAETGSTAARAIEVAAKLALEGRASGIVTAPISKKALHLAGYPFPGHTEFLGSLSGSRDTRMLFAGGRFRIVLATVHLALRRVPEELEPESLSSTIQYAAAALRNFRWGPKKAVAVLALNPHAGEDGLFGDEEKRVIRPAMERARANGIRTEGPFPADTFFARHAFANGFGITVAMYHDQGLIAAKMDGIGGSANVTLGLPFLRTSVDHGTAFDRAWKRGARRPDPSGLVKAARVAIDLAARTGGRRLEWTWP; this is encoded by the coding sequence ATGGCGGCGCGCCGGCACACGCTCCTCTTCACGATGGGAGATCCCGCGGGGATCGGCCCGGAGATCCTGGTCCGAACGCTCGCGCTCAACGCGCTTCGACGTGAGGCGCGCCTTGTTGCGGTCGGCGATCCCGAGGTGATCGATCGGGCCGCGCGTCACGCGCGCGTCCCGCTGCGATTTCGGCCGATCGCCCCGGATCAGTTCGATCCCCTGGCGCACGGCGCTGCGGCGATCCCGCTCGTCATGTCGACCGCGGGCGTCTGGGGAAACTTCGACCCGGGCATCCCCTCCGCGGAGACGGGGAGCACGGCAGCCCGGGCGATCGAGGTCGCGGCCAAGCTCGCCCTGGAGGGCCGCGCGAGCGGCATCGTGACCGCCCCCATCTCCAAGAAGGCGCTCCACCTGGCCGGGTATCCTTTTCCGGGTCACACGGAGTTCCTCGGCTCGCTGAGCGGCTCGCGCGACACGCGCATGCTTTTCGCAGGCGGCCGCTTCCGAATCGTCCTCGCGACGGTCCACCTGGCGCTGCGACGCGTGCCGGAGGAGCTCGAGCCCGAATCGCTCTCGAGCACGATCCAATATGCGGCCGCCGCGCTCCGCAATTTCCGGTGGGGACCGAAGAAGGCGGTCGCCGTCCTCGCGCTCAACCCGCACGCCGGAGAGGACGGGCTTTTCGGGGACGAGGAGAAGCGCGTGATCCGTCCGGCGATGGAGCGGGCGCGCGCGAACGGCATCCGCACCGAGGGTCCCTTCCCCGCCGATACTTTTTTTGCCCGCCACGCTTTCGCGAACGGCTTCGGGATCACCGTTGCGATGTACCACGACCAGGGTCTGATCGCCGCGAAGATGGACGGGATCGGGGGCTCGGCGAACGTGACTTTGGGTCTTCCGTTCCTCCGCACCTCGGTCGATCACGGCACCGCCTTCGATCGCGCGTGGAAGCGCGGCGCCCGTCGGCCCGATCCCTCCGGGCTCGTCAAAGCCGCGCGTGTCGCGATCGACCTGGCCGCCCGAACCGGCGGCCGCCGATTGGAATGGACATGGCCCTGA
- a CDS encoding ATP-binding cassette domain-containing protein, protein MIRLDHVTKYYRDRLALSDVSLSFEPSEWVFITGPSGAGKSTLLRLVSLAERPTRGRVEAEPGMRRTIGMLGQEFRLLADRNVYENIAIACRIAGVWEREEIRERVTPLLDEMGLRSMGGLFPGELSAGEKQRVALARALVRHPRILIADEPTGNLDPTAASQIFSLMRQYRDRETLVLVATHVEDWTQRHPGRVIRLEQGVVCSDAAGPTSSPGSRPDAAPRPDVAGGI, encoded by the coding sequence CTGATCCGCCTCGACCACGTGACCAAGTATTATCGGGACCGCCTCGCTCTGAGCGACGTGTCGCTCTCGTTTGAGCCGAGCGAGTGGGTCTTCATCACGGGGCCGAGCGGCGCCGGGAAATCCACCCTCCTTCGTCTCGTATCCTTGGCGGAGCGGCCGACGCGCGGACGCGTGGAGGCGGAGCCCGGCATGCGACGCACGATCGGAATGCTGGGGCAGGAATTCCGTCTTCTCGCCGACCGAAACGTGTACGAGAACATCGCCATCGCCTGCCGGATCGCGGGGGTCTGGGAGCGCGAGGAGATCCGCGAGCGCGTGACCCCGCTCCTGGATGAGATGGGACTCCGGAGCATGGGGGGGCTTTTCCCGGGCGAGCTCTCCGCGGGGGAAAAACAGCGCGTCGCGCTCGCGCGCGCGCTGGTCCGGCACCCCCGGATTCTCATCGCGGATGAGCCCACGGGGAATCTAGACCCGACGGCCGCGTCGCAGATTTTCTCCCTCATGCGCCAGTACCGGGACCGCGAGACGCTCGTGCTGGTCGCGACCCACGTGGAGGACTGGACCCAGCGTCACCCCGGGCGCGTCATCCGACTCGAGCAAGGGGTCGTGTGCTCCGACGCGGCGGGACCGACCTCCTCCCCTGGCTCACGGCCGGACGCCGCCCCACGACCGGACGTCGCCGGGGGCATCTGA